The following is a genomic window from Treponema pallidum subsp. pallidum str. Nichols.
ACGTTATGTTTTGCTTTCTCGCTCAAAGAAAGATGCGATGTTTTAATCAGAAAGCGCGAAAGCTGTTCCTGCATTTGATCTGCATAATCCTCTTCCTTTGTCAGGCGTGTTACGATCTCATCAGTAGAAAGCATACACGTTCCCTGAATGGACTTACGGATAGTAACAAGCATACCCTGTGCTATTGAAAACATTTTTTTCAGTTCAATTTCCGCACGAAAAATATGTGCCTCAGCGCTCTCTTTTACCGCAGTTTCTTGAAAAACAAGCTGATACCTTTCTGGAGCGTCGTCATACCGAGGACGAATTAACCACTCTACAAACGCTGCAAGGTGCTTAGTGAAGGGAAACACAATAATAGTGTTGACGATGTTAAACATACTGTGAAAGAGCGCAAGCCGCACTGTGATGTTATCAAAACCCGAATTCTTTGGAGTCAAAACACACAAGAGTGCCAAAACTGGATGAAAAAACATCAAAAAAACCAATGCACCAAACACATTAAACAGCACGTGGACTGCGGCAGCTCTCCGTGCGTTCAATTTACTCCCAATGGCTGCAATTGCAGCATCAATGGTAGAGCCCACATTACTTCCTAATACGCTTGCTGCAGCGAACTCCACTCCGATGACACCACCGAACGCCATAGTCAACACGATCGCAGTGGTTGCAGACGAGGAGTGCAAGATGACCGTTAACACAAAGCCTGATAGGAGTCCTACAAAAACACTGAGCGCACGATCCTCAACTGCAATTTTAAGGAAGGAAAGCTCTTCTACAGAAAGTGGAGGAATGAGCGAAGAGAGCAAACCAAGCCCGGTAAAGAGAAGACCAAAGCCCATGATGCTCTCGCCCAAATGTCCTTTATGCAAGTGTTTAAAAAAAGTCAGAAAATAGCCAATCCCAAAGGCGGGGACAGCGATTGACGCAAGCTTAAACTGAAAACCCACAAGCGCAACAATCCAAGCAGTAACAGTGGTACCGATATTCGCACCAAGAATTACGCCGATTGACTGCGTCAAAGAAAGCACTCCCGCGTTAATAAAAGAAATCGTCATAACCGTCGTAGCCCCTGACGACTGCACAATAGCGGTAACTGCCATGCCGGTTAGCACCGCGAAGAAACAGTTACTGGTCATCACTTGGAGAATTTTGTGGAGGCTTTCTCCAGTACCCTTTTGGATACCGTCACTCATCAGCTTCATACCAAAGAGCATGAAGCCAAGGCTTCCGATACCCTGCAAAAGGACAGCCACAAGGTGCATCGGCGCCCACCATAGCAAAAACAGGGGATACGTATCAATTGTCCGAAGCGGGACACTGCGCCGTACGGACGTATGTTTATTAGTCAATCTCTCTTTTCTCAAATAGTCTCGCCGTGACATCGCTTGTGTGCTACGCTGCGTCCCATGGAAACGCTAGGATTTTGTATGCTTTCTCCCTCCACTCTGCCTTTACGGAAGTGGGGAATCAGGTTATGTCGCGCAGGGTATCGCGCTCTGGGTGCACTGCTGGGTACGGGGGTCTTGGTTTGCTGTGCTTCAAGCACGAACATGACTGTTTCGAACGACTACCCTCCTAAGGAATTAGGAGTCCTGAATGCCTACACGGTCGACCGCTTGCGTACTGCGATTTCTCCACGCGACTTTACCTTTGTGTTTGACCCGCCGATCGACACTGTGCTTATGCAGTTCAAATTCCTACTGGACGGCATTACGCTCTACCTTGAGCGTAAGGACCGTACAGCACTGCGCGAAGCTATTGAGAAGTACTTAGGCGAATATGAAGCACAAACGCTCACGCGGGAAAAGAGTAGTGAGCGGGCGTACTTTGGGACAACTACTCCGCTGATGACCTGGGGTATTCTTGGCTCTGCGCACAATGCCACCCCCACTATGCGCTTTGAGTATCAGTTTATCACTGATGATCGCCCTTATTTTATCATTGCAAACCGCACGATTCCGGGTGCAAATGGTTACAACTGCCCTGCGGTGCGCATTGCACTATCTCCTGCTCAATGTTCACAGGTTATGCAGTATCTCGATCAGGGAAATCTTGACGCGCTGCTAGAGGAAATGGCGCAATCGTTTGAAACGTTTGACACGCAACAGGATCCAAAGAAGACACCAGAGACAGATAAAAACGCCGCCTACAAGGGAAAGGAAAAGAAGGGGAAAAAGGAGGAAAGAGGACCACGCAGCATCATGAAGTAACCAGTGAAAAAGGCAGCCTGCACGGGGCGCGCGACCTCGCTACTCATCTGAGCGTTCTGTGAGCCGCACGGCTACCACATGCTGCCGTCTGCCGCGGAGTACTGTAACGCGAACTTCGTCGTCAGGCTTCTTATCCTCCAACACCGAGTAATAATCGCTCAGATTCGCTACAGGCTGGTTGTCGATGGCGGTAATGACGTCTCCCCCCAAGTAGATAACCGCTGCTCTCCGTCCCAGTCCATAGCGTACGGCCGTCGTGCCACCGCGCAGTCCTGCCTGTGCAGCGGGGCTTCCCCGCTTGACCTGTGATACCAGCAATCCCTTGCCTACTGTAAGCTGCGCGTAGTGAGCAATAGATGCGTTGACTTGCACGAGTTCGGCATCGATTTTGCCGCGACGCACACGGCCGTAGCGAATTAGCTCGGACACTATGCGCTTTGCGGTATCTACTGGCACCGCAAAGCCAACACCAGAAGAACTTCCAGATGTAGAGTAAATAACGGTATTAATGCCTATCATGCGCCCCTGGGTATCCAGAAGCGGACCACCAGAATTCCCAGGATTGATCGCCGCGTCCGTCTGAATCATATTTCTGATGATACTGCCCTTATTTTGAATGGGACGCGCGAGAGCAGAAACAACCCCGACGGTAAGAGTACGCGCTAGTCCAAAGGGATTCCCGATGGCAAGCACCTTTTGTCCGACATCCAAGTTGCGCGAAGAACCGAAGCGGATAACTGTCAAGCGTGCTCCAGGAGGAGAAACAAACTTAAGCACCGCAAGATCATTCTCCCTGTCTACACCCACGACAGTTGCCTTGTACTGGCTGCCGTCGTGTAGCGAGAGATAAATTTTAGACGCACCCTCGATGACGTGCGTATTGGTGAGCACGTACCCGCGGGCGTCAATGATAGCGCCAGACCCAGAGCCACCTTCGAGAGGCACGGGCTCTAAGAACCAATTAACCCCTACCATCTCAGTGGTAATGTTGACAACGGCCTCGTTGGCACTGCGGTAAACGGCGATGTTCTGCCGCTCGTCGACGGTGTACGGGTCCCCCTCTGCAACAACCGTGGAAAAGCTGGCCGCTTCCGAAGAAGAAACGGAGAGGGAATCAGCTGCTTCGAGCACCGAGGACCTAGCAGAGAAGTCGAACCACCTTCCTAGAAAGAAGCCCACCGCGCACGCAGCCGCAAGCGCTGCGACCACCGCAAGAACTCGCACCTTGTTGCGCACCAATCCCACCTCTGAGCCATGATGGATTCGAACCATCGACCCACGCCTTAAAAGGGCGTTGCTCTACCAGCTGAGCTAATAGCCCACGGCGCCACGCGCAGCGCCGCGGGCAGCGTGTATTGGAATTGGCATTTTGTCAAGTACGCCGCCTTTGCATCCCGTGCCCTGAAAGCTGCTCTAATCCCTTGACTAGAAAAACTATATTTCCCACCATGGAAGGGTTTTCTTGCCTCGATGGTGGAATTGGCAGACACGCTAGCTTCAGGTGCTAGTGCCTTCACCGGCGTGGGAGTTCAAGTCTCCCTCGAGGCACTTGCATCCTGCTACGCCCTAAGAGAAAAGTCATGATTACAGATTCCGTTATTGTTGTCCGGCTCTTGCTCAGCTTTGTCTCAGGACTTGCTATCGGGTTGGAGCGCTCCTCAAAGTTACAGGCAGCGGGATTGCGCACTCACACACTCATCTGTGTCGGTGCTACGGGCGTTATGCTCCTGTCCCTCTGCGTAAGTGAGATTACCGGAGACCACATCGGCGACCCCGGGCGCATCGCTGCACAGGTGGTTTCCGGCATGGGATTTCTCGGCGGCGGTGCCATCTTAAAAATGGGTGCAAACGTGAAAGGCTTAACCACTGCTACTACTATTTGGGTGACAGCAGGGATCGGTCTCGTTATCGGCGCAGGGCTGTACAGCGCAGGGGCGATGCTCGTGCTCCTCGTACTGATCACCCTTGCAGGCTTGGATAAAATTGAAAAGTGTGTATTTCCCACTCGCCAGAATAAGCGCCTAGAAATACAGTTCTCCCATCATGAACCTGAAGTCAACGAGGTTATGGAACTTCTTCGCAAGCATTC
Proteins encoded in this region:
- a CDS encoding MgtC/SapB family protein; this encodes MITDSVIVVRLLLSFVSGLAIGLERSSKLQAAGLRTHTLICVGATGVMLLSLCVSEITGDHIGDPGRIAAQVVSGMGFLGGGAILKMGANVKGLTTATTIWVTAGIGLVIGAGLYSAGAMLVLLVLITLAGLDKIEKCVFPTRQNKRLEIQFSHHEPEVNEVMELLRKHSIIVISTNFQHSKSETSFPKLVLLISVPQKLNIRKLNHEVHMLECVQQFVLQETL
- a CDS encoding Na/Pi cotransporter family protein — encoded protein: MSRRDYLRKERLTNKHTSVRRSVPLRTIDTYPLFLLWWAPMHLVAVLLQGIGSLGFMLFGMKLMSDGIQKGTGESLHKILQVMTSNCFFAVLTGMAVTAIVQSSGATTVMTISFINAGVLSLTQSIGVILGANIGTTVTAWIVALVGFQFKLASIAVPAFGIGYFLTFFKHLHKGHLGESIMGFGLLFTGLGLLSSLIPPLSVEELSFLKIAVEDRALSVFVGLLSGFVLTVILHSSSATTAIVLTMAFGGVIGVEFAAASVLGSNVGSTIDAAIAAIGSKLNARRAAAVHVLFNVFGALVFLMFFHPVLALLCVLTPKNSGFDNITVRLALFHSMFNIVNTIIVFPFTKHLAAFVEWLIRPRYDDAPERYQLVFQETAVKESAEAHIFRAEIELKKMFSIAQGMLVTIRKSIQGTCMLSTDEIVTRLTKEEDYADQMQEQLSRFLIKTSHLSLSEKAKHNVQLMFSIADDIENITDHLCGIGLYFHKSIKGNVPLKRDDIEELVPYVGMVDECVDFVYSHLNRPLEDKQVLHVNQMTHSIESKGAHLKGLVRRRLEQGADVKAELLYMDIVRGIEAVGNYALSISRWLARML
- a CDS encoding S1C family serine protease; amino-acid sequence: MVRIHHGSEVGLVRNKVRVLAVVAALAAACAVGFFLGRWFDFSARSSVLEAADSLSVSSSEAASFSTVVAEGDPYTVDERQNIAVYRSANEAVVNITTEMVGVNWFLEPVPLEGGSGSGAIIDARGYVLTNTHVIEGASKIYLSLHDGSQYKATVVGVDRENDLAVLKFVSPPGARLTVIRFGSSRNLDVGQKVLAIGNPFGLARTLTVGVVSALARPIQNKGSIIRNMIQTDAAINPGNSGGPLLDTQGRMIGINTVIYSTSGSSSGVGFAVPVDTAKRIVSELIRYGRVRRGKIDAELVQVNASIAHYAQLTVGKGLLVSQVKRGSPAAQAGLRGGTTAVRYGLGRRAAVIYLGGDVITAIDNQPVANLSDYYSVLEDKKPDDEVRVTVLRGRRQHVVAVRLTERSDE